One segment of Panicum virgatum strain AP13 chromosome 3K, P.virgatum_v5, whole genome shotgun sequence DNA contains the following:
- the LOC120699910 gene encoding zinc finger protein 676-like: MDSGEPRTLKVTGMLPEGSDKGFKGCTKNSPAERSLGGHMSCHRLAGMQSKSTPRPAVLGMVPPGPKMFSCPSCGREFQSKGALGGHRSRGHCHPNVAGQKAKKPEVSKILSGVALNATRRYYCKNCGEGFDTFQFIGWHKAKCNDVVQCGPEKYYYKYCGQDFPRSRSASSHMGRCKYKNAPHASSRHVLASDADDDAVDILDAEEANPQG; the protein is encoded by the exons ATGGACAGTGGCGAGCCAAGAACTTTGAAGGTCACAG GTATGCTACCCGAAGGGTCAGACAAGGGGTTTAAAGGCTGCACTAAGAACTCCCCTGCAGAGAGATCTCTTGGAGGCCACATGTCGTGCCACAGGCTTGCTGGCATGCAGTCTAAGAGCACACCACGCCCTGCTGTACTTG GGATGGTTCCACCAGGACCGAAGATGTTTAGCTGCCCGAGCTGCGGCAGAGAGTTTCAAAGCAAGGGTGCCCTTGGGGGTCACAGGAGCCGTGGCCACTGCCATCCCAACGTGGCAGGGCAAAAGGCTAAAAAGCCAGAAGTTTCCAAGATCCTATCAG GTGTGGCTTTAAACGCGACAAGAAGGTACTATTGCAAAAACTGCGGCGAGGGTTTTGATACTTTCCAATTTATTGGCTGGCATAAGGCTAAATGCAATG ATGTGGTTCAGTGTGGGCCTGAGAAATATTATTACAAATATTGCGGGCAGGACTTCCCCAGATCACGCTCCGCCTCAAGCCATATGGGTAGATGCAAATACAAGAATGCTCCACACGCCTCTTCAAGGCACGTACTTGCGTCTGATGCTGATGATGACGCTGTGGACATCTTAGATGCAGAGGAGGCCAACCCTCAAGGTTAA